The DNA sequence CCTTACACTGTGAGCTAAACACTGGTTGGATAGGAGTTTTTTTCTGAATTGTATGTTCACTTCTAATGTGACTAATAATTTTAAATTCAACAGTTTTCATTTTAACCTTTCCCGGATAAACTCAACGTACAATGGAGCTAAAGTTTAAAATAACTCCAGCATTTCCTTTTTTCAATAGGTGTCAACGCCCCTCCCCTATAACAATTTGCATGGAAGTATTGAGGAATAGAAGTTGTTTTCTTTTCTCAATACATCTTTACCTGTTTTATAGTATGTGGTTAGTACACTTTTCAAAGTATTTTTTTTCCATGACCCCAATACCACTCACAGCGTTACCAGAAAGTTCCAGTGCGCTTCTTTTTAGTGGATATGATTTAACAAGTAAAACATGTGATCGTTATAACAGCGATATTTTTAAGACCTGGCTTCTACTAAAACCTTTTTACTGTATGCGCGGTGAAGAGGCAGCCAAACTATTCTATACCAATGAGTTTTTTGAGCGTAAAGATGTTATGCCCAAACGAGTTCAAAGGACACGTCTTGGGGAAAAGGGAGTTCAGAGCCTGATAATGATCCTCAAAGATGGCGCAAAAACATGTTTTATGCTGTGCTTCTGCACAGTCCCCTTTTACTTTCTGCTAAACATGAAGGTAAATCTATAAATACCTGGTAACTGGTTAGCTACAATGTATATGTTACGACTAAATCACAGTTTCATGATTCAAGATTGATAATTGTGTGATGTATTGCAGAAATTATTTAATAGCATAATCAAATAAGGGATTACAAAGTGGGGAAGGTAGTATGCTTCCCCACAAAACAATCAATTCCTTAGGCGTACCACCTCCACTCTTCTATTGAGCGCTCTTCCTGCTATAGTTTCATTGTCAGCTATAGGGTTATCGGGGCCTAACCCTACTGGTACCAAACGCTTCTGGTCTATTCCCAATGATACAAGATGGCGGGCAACGCTTTCAGAGCGTCTTTGAGAAAGATCCATATTTAAGTTTCTACTTCCAGTGTTGTCTGTATATCCACGTATTTCCATTCGTATATCTGAATGTTCTTTAAGTATTTGGGCTATTGATTTTAATGTGGCAAACGATCCGGAGGTGATTTTATCGGATCCTGTTTCAAAATTTACTGATCGCAGGGTAAGCACCTGATACTCTGTAAGAGCCTTTTGTTGCCGTTCTATTGAAATGGTGTCACGCACTGTTAGTGTATCCCAAATCCTGACGGTATCAACCTTCACTACGTTTTCTATGACTGTTTTTACAACTGTATCACGCAGTACTGTTTCGGGTTGTTGTATTGAACTCATCTGGTGTTGTCTTCCCTTGCGAGTAAAGCCCATAGTAAATGTCGCTCCGATTGTAGGGGTAGATGAAGTGCTATATACCATTTCACCCTTTTCCCAAACCGTTGAATGTTTGCGATCAGAGATACCAATATCCAATGACCCCCCTGCAGAAATTCCTTTTGCAGTCATTCCCTGCAGGCCAAAGGATAACACAAAACGATCATTGTTTAAGGAAGAGATCGACCACCCATCTTCAAGGTTAACAAGCCTGTATTCACCATCTATTTCGGTGAAAAGGGAAAGATTATCACGTAACAGATACTCGAAATTAAGTGTACCAACCAAACTTGATCGTTCTGTGTAACGGTAGTTATCTTCAGGAATTCCAACTGCCACAACTCCACCAACATTTCCATGTAGCCGAAATGGTAGAGAAAATGGTGTCATATCTAAAGTCCAGAGCAAATTGGGACTTAAAGCCATAGCATCGTTGGTAAAAGCATTTTGATTAGTTTCTTTGCTTGAAACGTATCGGGAGTGCCTTTGGTAATGCCCTGCATCAGATTTTCCCGTAGGAAAAATCACTTTGGCAACATAAGCTACCCTCCAAATGCTTTCATCACTAAAACCCG is a window from the Chitinispirillales bacterium ANBcel5 genome containing:
- a CDS encoding OmpA family protein: MDRLLLSLVFVFGTFVHGSVMNGEGQLGIGRAVSAYSLGAGGINAGVSLKTDWASNNINKLGSEEGAFLLSQSIYFGYGLHTHFDFGLSLPMYQDLWSGQDAETGVGDLVASLKILHPGFSDESIWRVAYVAKVIFPTGKSDAGHYQRHSRYVSSKETNQNAFTNDAMALSPNLLWTLDMTPFSLPFRLHGNVGGVVAVGIPEDNYRYTERSSLVGTLNFEYLLRDNLSLFTEIDGEYRLVNLEDGWSISSLNNDRFVLSFGLQGMTAKGISAGGSLDIGISDRKHSTVWEKGEMVYSTSSTPTIGATFTMGFTRKGRQHQMSSIQQPETVLRDTVVKTVIENVVKVDTVRIWDTLTVRDTISIERQQKALTEYQVLTLRSVNFETGSDKITSGSFATLKSIAQILKEHSDIRMEIRGYTDNTGSRNLNMDLSQRRSESVARHLVSLGIDQKRLVPVGLGPDNPIADNETIAGRALNRRVEVVRLRN